A single region of the Chryseobacterium culicis genome encodes:
- a CDS encoding EamA family transporter has product MKKSNIAIPATLLAIICVQGGASIAKQLFPAIGAIGTVTLRIVLSAILLTLINRPKFLQFDRQKWKYCAIYGIGLAAMNLIFYMAIQRIPLGLAVTVEFAGPLFLALALSRKLLDVVWALLACVGILLIVPWQNDHVDLIGLGLAFLAGMFWAVYIIMGGKVSKIMDGKDAVTTGMIFASLVIIPFTIWDGAVFNLTPNIFVKGLGVAILSSALPFSLEMMALKRLPAKTFSILMSLEPAFAALSGLVFLAEELSFLQWISIACVIAASIGTTVFNKKSLSHE; this is encoded by the coding sequence ATGAAAAAATCAAACATAGCAATACCTGCTACATTGTTAGCCATTATATGTGTACAGGGCGGAGCTTCCATCGCGAAACAGCTTTTTCCTGCTATCGGAGCTATTGGTACGGTTACTTTAAGAATTGTACTTTCTGCCATATTGCTTACTTTGATTAATCGTCCGAAATTTTTACAGTTTGACAGACAGAAATGGAAATACTGTGCGATATACGGAATAGGTTTGGCAGCAATGAATCTTATTTTTTATATGGCCATTCAAAGAATTCCATTAGGACTAGCCGTCACGGTGGAATTTGCTGGTCCGTTATTTCTTGCGCTGGCTTTATCCCGTAAACTGCTGGATGTTGTGTGGGCGTTGCTGGCATGTGTCGGGATTTTACTGATTGTTCCATGGCAGAATGATCATGTAGATTTAATAGGACTTGGGCTTGCTTTCCTTGCGGGAATGTTCTGGGCAGTCTATATTATAATGGGCGGGAAGGTTTCCAAAATAATGGATGGAAAAGATGCGGTTACGACAGGAATGATATTCGCCAGCCTCGTGATTATTCCATTTACAATATGGGATGGTGCCGTTTTCAATCTTACTCCGAATATTTTTGTAAAAGGGCTGGGGGTGGCTATTCTTTCGAGTGCCTTACCTTTTTCACTGGAGATGATGGCATTGAAAAGGCTTCCTGCAAAAACTTTTAGTATTCTGATGAGCCTGGAACCTGCATTTGCTGCACTTTCCGGATTGGTTTTCCTGGCTGAAGAATTATCTTTTTTACAATGGATTTCTATTGCATGTGTCATTGCGGCTAGTATAGGAACAACCGTTTTCAATAAGAAATCCCTTTCTCACGAGTAG
- a CDS encoding DUF1801 domain-containing protein — translation MQIQSVSIEDYISKIPEERQEAFKKLYDTVNDNLPKGFEEATNYGMVGWVVPLKTYPAGYHCTPGTPLPFLSVASQKNFIALYHMGLYSTPELLDWFVAEYPKHSKKKLDMGKSCVRFKKVEDIPFELIAELSKKMTADDWIKIYESQYKK, via the coding sequence ATGCAGATTCAGTCAGTTTCCATAGAGGATTATATCTCAAAAATTCCTGAAGAAAGACAGGAAGCCTTCAAAAAGCTTTATGATACGGTGAATGACAACCTTCCTAAAGGTTTCGAAGAAGCCACAAATTATGGTATGGTAGGTTGGGTTGTTCCTTTGAAAACATATCCTGCAGGTTATCACTGTACACCGGGAACTCCACTGCCATTTTTAAGCGTAGCTTCTCAGAAGAATTTTATAGCATTGTATCATATGGGACTGTATTCCACACCGGAACTTCTCGACTGGTTTGTGGCAGAATATCCTAAACACTCCAAAAAAAAGCTGGATATGGGTAAATCCTGCGTACGTTTTAAAAAAGTAGAAGATATTCCATTTGAGCTGATTGCTGAACTCAGTAAAAAAATGACTGCTGATGATTGGATCAAAATTTATGAATCTCAGTATAAGAAATAA
- a CDS encoding efflux RND transporter periplasmic adaptor subunit: MKKVILFLISLFAVSCKDNTSQQNKESEIITRGEQVIIPENNPVFKKIKTQIVTEQEHSDGVVSAGTIQAIPNHYAEIASPFSGRITQAFIQLGQNVSAGSPLFEILSSDYFSVQKDYTDALNDVQLAEKNYRRQQDLVKNGVGIQKELDEADTDFKNKKTSLSNASSALKVYNSKGGGIGSPLIVRAPIKGEIISNKIVNGQYLKGDADPVMIIAELSKVWISGDVKEKDIRFVNTGDQVSVKVSAYPDRNITGKVYHVNEIVDEDTRSIKVLIECDNPDRKLKPGMYATVNFSTTPEKAVMIPVTALMQQDNSQYVWVKTGKHQYAKRSVTTGETDQKTVRIISGLKSGETIMTEGGIYMLDAK, encoded by the coding sequence ATGAAAAAAGTAATCTTATTTCTTATCAGTCTTTTTGCAGTCTCCTGTAAAGACAATACATCTCAACAAAACAAAGAATCTGAAATAATAACCCGTGGCGAGCAGGTTATCATCCCGGAAAACAATCCTGTTTTCAAAAAAATTAAAACACAGATTGTTACCGAACAGGAACACAGCGATGGTGTAGTCTCGGCCGGAACAATCCAGGCGATCCCTAATCATTATGCAGAGATTGCAAGTCCGTTTTCAGGAAGAATAACCCAAGCGTTTATTCAGCTGGGACAAAATGTTTCTGCCGGAAGCCCGCTCTTTGAAATTCTTTCTTCCGACTATTTTTCGGTTCAAAAGGATTATACAGATGCATTGAATGATGTACAGCTTGCAGAAAAAAATTACAGACGCCAGCAGGATCTTGTCAAAAACGGTGTAGGTATTCAGAAAGAACTGGATGAAGCAGACACGGATTTTAAAAATAAAAAAACATCTCTTTCCAATGCCTCTTCTGCTTTGAAGGTCTATAACAGCAAAGGCGGAGGAATAGGAAGCCCTCTTATTGTAAGAGCGCCCATAAAAGGAGAAATCATTTCCAATAAAATTGTAAACGGTCAATATCTGAAAGGAGATGCAGATCCTGTAATGATTATCGCAGAATTATCAAAAGTCTGGATTTCCGGTGATGTCAAGGAAAAAGACATCCGCTTTGTGAATACCGGAGATCAGGTTTCAGTAAAAGTAAGTGCCTATCCCGACAGAAATATTACAGGAAAAGTATATCACGTCAATGAAATTGTAGATGAAGATACCCGAAGCATAAAAGTCCTTATTGAATGTGATAATCCCGACAGAAAACTAAAACCGGGAATGTACGCTACCGTTAATTTTTCCACAACGCCTGAAAAAGCTGTGATGATTCCCGTGACCGCTTTAATGCAACAGGACAATTCCCAATATGTATGGGTAAAAACAGGAAAGCATCAATATGCAAAACGCTCAGTAACAACAGGGGAAACCGACCAGAAAACAGTAAGAATCATTTCAGGTTTAAAATCCGGAGAAACCATTATGACGGAAGGAGGAATTTATATGCTGGATGCGAAATAA
- a CDS encoding TolC family protein, producing MKIKVHIIILSIVWFSITEIKAQEKELLQFEEYLSLVGNKNLGYASQKYNVSMAEAAIQTANMFPDPQLEMETTNNGVNQNMGYVYGASMGWTLELGGKRKARVNLARNQSELSKIQLQDFFRNLRADASLGYIDALKSKALLEVQQDSYKNMQQLAKSDSIRYRLGTISLVTSKQSKLEAASLLNEVYQAESAEQQALTSLSVFLGDSKITNRDVAGDFNTFNRDFSIDDLTLQALNERADLLAARQNTEVAKSQINLEKANRIIDLGISAGAERHTEATNEIAPSPTVNAVKMGISIPLKFSNRRNAGLKIAEMAHSQAEVEYKQIEQSIKAEVMQAYQQYTATQKQLRQFQNGMLSEAQSILEGITYSYKRGESSILEVLNAQRTYNNVRKDYYQALADNAAALIELERKAGIWDIHF from the coding sequence ATGAAAATTAAAGTTCATATTATCATATTATCTATAGTATGGTTTAGTATTACAGAGATAAAGGCACAGGAAAAAGAGCTTTTGCAATTTGAAGAATACCTGAGTCTTGTGGGAAATAAAAATCTTGGATATGCTTCTCAAAAATACAATGTAAGTATGGCTGAGGCTGCCATTCAGACCGCTAATATGTTTCCTGATCCCCAATTGGAAATGGAAACCACCAATAATGGAGTGAATCAAAATATGGGATATGTATATGGGGCATCAATGGGATGGACGCTTGAATTGGGTGGTAAAAGAAAAGCACGGGTAAATCTGGCCAGAAACCAATCTGAACTGAGCAAAATACAACTGCAGGATTTCTTCAGGAATCTTCGTGCAGATGCCAGTTTAGGATATATTGATGCTTTAAAATCAAAAGCTTTGCTTGAAGTACAGCAGGATTCTTATAAAAACATGCAGCAACTGGCAAAGTCCGACAGTATCCGTTACCGTTTGGGAACCATATCGTTAGTCACGTCCAAACAGAGTAAATTGGAAGCGGCTTCTTTACTCAATGAAGTATATCAGGCTGAGAGTGCGGAACAACAGGCTCTCACCAGTTTATCAGTCTTTCTTGGCGACAGCAAGATAACAAACAGAGATGTGGCCGGAGATTTTAATACCTTCAACAGGGATTTCAGTATTGACGATCTAACCTTACAAGCTTTGAATGAAAGAGCCGATTTATTGGCAGCAAGACAAAATACAGAAGTAGCTAAAAGCCAGATCAATCTTGAAAAAGCCAACCGTATTATCGACTTAGGCATCAGCGCGGGAGCGGAACGTCATACAGAAGCGACCAACGAAATTGCACCTTCCCCTACCGTAAATGCTGTAAAAATGGGTATCAGTATTCCTTTGAAATTTTCCAACAGAAGAAATGCAGGATTGAAGATTGCAGAAATGGCACATTCTCAGGCAGAAGTTGAATACAAACAAATTGAACAAAGTATAAAAGCTGAAGTGATGCAGGCCTATCAGCAATATACAGCAACTCAGAAACAGCTCAGACAGTTCCAAAACGGGATGCTTTCAGAAGCACAAAGCATCTTGGAAGGAATTACCTACAGCTACAAAAGAGGAGAAAGCTCTATTCTGGAAGTACTGAATGCCCAAAGAACTTACAATAATGTCCGAAAAGATTATTATCAGGCTCTTGCAGATAATGCCGCTGCTTTGATTGAGCTTGAACGGAAAGCAGGAATCTGGGATATTCATTTTTAG
- a CDS encoding efflux RND transporter permease subunit, protein MKKLLTISIQKRWLMLALFLLLGFFGYYSWTRLSIEAYPDIADVTSQVVTQVPGLAAEEVEQQITIPLERSLNGLPGMHVMRSKSTFGLSIITMVFDDGIDDYWARQRIQERLTDVDLPYGAQPGLDPLTSPIGEVYRYIIESNNHSLRELTDLQKFVIIPRIKQVSGIADVTNFGGITTQFQIELDPHKLEQYSLSLSEVTETISKNNVSAGGSMLPRGNLAYVIRGIGLVKDLNDLGKIVVKTQNGVPVFLNDVGTLKYGNLERKGILGYTDRKRNYSESVEGIVLLLRGQNPSQVLEGVHEAIEELNNETLPLGVKIHPFLDRTDLVKTTLTTVSHTLTEGIVLVIIVLIVFLGSWRGALLVAITIPLSLLFAFILMHFTNIPANLLSLGAIDFGIIVDGAIVMLETILKKREENPEETLEEKTITQRVIEVAKPIFFSTIIIITAYLPLFAFERVEKKLFTPMAFTIGYALLGALAVALLLIPGLAYVIYRKPQKIYHNKWLEKVSTAYGKSIEKIMQAPKRVMIPITIVLVSAGILSYNVGKDFLPELDEGSIWLQVQLPPGISLAKSKEMSDTLRARTLKHPEITYMMVQAGRNDDGTDPWTASHFEVSIGIKPYSEWPAGKTKADLIKELAADYKDMPGFTVGFSQPMIDGVMDKISGAHSELVVKVYGEDFKETRRIAENVLSTLNQIPGSADLAIDQEPPLPQLQIIANRDKIAQYGLNVADVADLIEVALGGKAISQIFIGNKVYDISCRYTEDSRDTPDKIGNLMLTSASGAKIPLSQVAEVKLSTGESTITREMNKRHLTVKLNLRGTDLSSFLKKAQDKIEKDIQYDHEKYQIKWGGQFENQNRAYSRLAFIVPLALAIMFLLLYGAFGDFRQALVLMSIVPLALFGGMLALNIRGMSLNVSSAVGFIALFGVAIQNGVIMISHINDLRKKGYDLKQAAIKGAKDRFRPVLMTATVAVIGLFPASLATGIGSDVQRPLATVIVYGLMFSTILTLFVLPAIYFMAERRHEKQNLKSDEN, encoded by the coding sequence ATGAAAAAATTACTTACAATCTCTATACAGAAGAGATGGCTCATGCTTGCTCTCTTCCTTTTACTGGGGTTCTTTGGATATTATTCCTGGACCAGATTATCCATAGAAGCCTATCCTGATATTGCCGACGTAACTTCCCAGGTGGTAACACAGGTTCCGGGACTGGCCGCTGAAGAAGTAGAGCAGCAAATCACCATTCCCTTAGAAAGATCACTGAACGGCCTTCCGGGAATGCATGTCATGCGCAGCAAAAGTACCTTCGGGCTATCCATTATCACTATGGTTTTTGATGATGGCATAGATGATTACTGGGCACGCCAGCGTATTCAGGAAAGACTGACAGATGTGGATCTTCCTTATGGTGCACAGCCCGGATTAGATCCCCTCACCTCTCCTATCGGCGAAGTATATCGTTATATTATCGAAAGTAACAACCACAGCCTTCGGGAATTGACGGATTTGCAAAAATTTGTCATCATTCCTAGGATCAAACAGGTTTCAGGAATTGCTGATGTAACGAATTTCGGGGGAATTACCACCCAGTTTCAGATCGAACTGGATCCACATAAACTTGAACAGTATAGTCTTTCCCTCTCAGAAGTAACAGAAACGATTTCCAAAAACAATGTAAGTGCCGGAGGAAGTATGCTTCCCCGCGGAAATCTTGCCTATGTCATCCGCGGAATAGGATTGGTAAAAGATTTAAATGATCTTGGAAAAATTGTGGTAAAAACACAAAACGGGGTTCCTGTTTTTTTGAATGATGTAGGAACTCTGAAATACGGAAACCTGGAAAGAAAAGGAATTCTTGGCTACACAGACCGAAAACGTAATTATTCTGAAAGCGTGGAAGGAATTGTTCTTTTACTGAGAGGTCAAAACCCTTCACAAGTACTGGAAGGAGTACATGAAGCGATTGAAGAACTAAATAACGAAACACTGCCTCTTGGTGTAAAGATCCATCCTTTCCTGGACAGAACAGACCTTGTAAAAACTACCCTTACGACAGTTTCCCATACTCTTACTGAAGGAATTGTATTGGTTATTATTGTACTGATTGTATTTCTTGGAAGCTGGCGTGGAGCATTACTGGTAGCTATTACCATTCCGCTTTCTTTATTATTTGCTTTTATATTAATGCATTTCACCAATATTCCGGCCAACCTGCTTTCACTGGGAGCTATTGATTTTGGAATCATTGTAGACGGAGCGATTGTCATGCTGGAAACCATCCTGAAGAAAAGGGAAGAAAATCCTGAAGAAACACTGGAAGAAAAAACGATAACCCAAAGAGTGATTGAAGTGGCAAAACCTATTTTCTTTTCAACCATTATTATCATTACAGCATACCTTCCATTATTCGCTTTTGAAAGAGTAGAAAAAAAATTATTTACCCCCATGGCCTTTACTATAGGATATGCCCTGTTGGGAGCACTCGCCGTAGCATTGCTTCTGATTCCGGGATTAGCGTACGTAATCTATCGCAAACCCCAGAAGATCTATCACAATAAATGGCTGGAGAAAGTAAGTACCGCCTATGGAAAGAGCATTGAAAAAATAATGCAGGCTCCCAAAAGAGTTATGATTCCTATTACAATCGTCTTGGTATCTGCCGGAATTCTTTCCTACAATGTCGGAAAAGACTTCCTTCCGGAGCTGGATGAAGGTTCTATCTGGCTTCAGGTACAGCTGCCACCCGGAATTTCTTTAGCTAAATCAAAAGAAATGAGTGACACCTTACGTGCCCGCACTTTAAAACATCCTGAAATTACTTATATGATGGTTCAGGCTGGTCGAAATGATGACGGTACCGACCCATGGACTGCTTCCCACTTTGAAGTGTCTATCGGTATAAAACCCTACAGCGAATGGCCTGCAGGAAAAACAAAAGCAGACCTCATCAAAGAACTTGCAGCAGATTATAAAGATATGCCGGGATTCACCGTAGGATTTTCCCAGCCTATGATTGACGGAGTAATGGATAAAATCTCAGGAGCTCACAGCGAATTAGTAGTAAAGGTGTATGGAGAAGATTTTAAAGAAACCAGACGTATTGCCGAAAATGTATTGTCTACTTTAAACCAAATTCCGGGTTCGGCAGACCTTGCCATAGATCAGGAACCGCCATTGCCTCAATTACAGATTATTGCTAACAGAGACAAAATTGCTCAGTATGGCTTGAATGTAGCTGATGTTGCCGACCTTATTGAAGTGGCATTGGGAGGAAAAGCCATTTCTCAGATTTTCATTGGCAATAAAGTCTATGATATTTCATGTCGTTATACTGAAGACAGCCGTGATACTCCGGATAAAATCGGAAATCTGATGCTTACCTCAGCTTCCGGAGCTAAAATTCCTTTATCTCAGGTAGCAGAAGTGAAATTGAGTACTGGTGAAAGTACCATTACTAGAGAAATGAACAAACGACACCTTACCGTTAAGCTGAACTTAAGAGGAACGGATCTTTCTTCATTTTTGAAAAAAGCACAGGACAAAATTGAAAAAGACATCCAATATGACCATGAGAAATACCAGATCAAATGGGGTGGACAGTTTGAAAATCAAAACAGGGCTTATTCCAGATTGGCATTTATTGTTCCGCTGGCATTGGCAATTATGTTCTTGTTATTGTATGGTGCATTTGGAGACTTCAGACAGGCTTTGGTACTGATGTCTATTGTTCCACTGGCATTATTTGGCGGAATGCTGGCACTCAACATACGGGGAATGTCCTTGAATGTATCTTCGGCAGTAGGATTTATCGCATTGTTCGGAGTTGCCATTCAGAATGGAGTTATTATGATTTCTCATATCAACGATCTGCGCAAGAAAGGATATGATCTGAAACAGGCTGCCATCAAAGGAGCAAAAGACCGTTTCAGACCTGTATTGATGACCGCAACGGTGGCTGTAATTGGATTATTCCCAGCTTCACTGGCTACAGGCATCGGTTCGGATGTACAGCGTCCACTGGCAACGGTAATTGTCTACGGGTTAATGTTCTCTACTATTTTAACACTTTTCGTGCTGCCGGCTATTTATTTTATGGCTGAACGCCGCCACGAAAAACAAAATTTGAAATCAGATGAAAATTAA
- a CDS encoding MgtC/SapB family protein — MNTFEFTLRLLTAFSLGAGIGFERQWRKKNAGLRTNTLVCIGSAAFVLIAIRIGGDAAGRITSYIVSGIGFLGGGVIMKDGLTVRGLNTAATLWCSAAIGALCALGYPIEALITVIFIVSTNIFLRPSLSSQKEARTKKLVSTKKKNETKATISNSTQFY, encoded by the coding sequence ATGAATACATTTGAATTTACCCTTCGTTTACTAACCGCATTCAGCCTGGGAGCAGGAATAGGCTTCGAAAGACAGTGGCGCAAAAAGAATGCAGGTCTCCGAACCAACACTTTGGTTTGCATTGGATCAGCAGCATTCGTATTGATTGCCATCAGAATTGGCGGGGATGCAGCCGGAAGAATCACCTCTTATATCGTTAGCGGAATTGGCTTCCTTGGCGGTGGAGTGATTATGAAAGACGGCCTTACCGTGAGAGGATTAAATACGGCGGCCACTTTATGGTGTTCTGCAGCCATAGGCGCATTGTGTGCTCTCGGATACCCTATAGAAGCACTCATTACTGTAATCTTCATTGTCTCCACAAATATATTTCTGAGACCCTCATTATCCTCACAAAAGGAAGCCCGGACCAAAAAACTGGTGAGTACCAAGAAAAAGAACGAAACAAAAGCAACAATCAGCAATAGCACTCAATTTTATTAA
- a CDS encoding ATP-binding protein has translation MKIRTRLTLLFTLITAMLLGIYSFSIYYSSKEAREKSFYSELQNEAIAKADLFFRSSLPEQEMHKLYKNNTRTLNEVQVAIYDINKQLIYHDDAKVDYVKETPQMLSQIFQKKRITFFLNNLQVIGMVYHYEGKSYAVTAAAYDQYGYEYLTHLLTISIISFFSILILIYLAGIFLSKKALSPLSEMVIQIKKITAGKLELRLKTTKEKDELNELAQNFNGMLERLENSFDSQKHFVSNISHELRTPLSAIITELELASEKDKSKEEYQETIQYALEDARNMVKLSNSLMDLAKASYDPNEISFSEIRLDEILLESYTKIIKENPGYKVSLNIEDSLEEHQLIIQGNEYLLQVAFNNLIDNACKYSPEHTCSIDVRTHSEVLKIRFTNMGNSIPQDNLSHIFKPFYRSETSRQEKGHGIGLFLTEKIILLHHAKITVISDHHETIFTVEFVIS, from the coding sequence ATGAAAATAAGAACCAGACTTACGCTGCTTTTCACCTTAATTACGGCAATGCTTTTAGGGATATACAGCTTTTCGATTTATTATTCATCCAAAGAAGCCAGGGAGAAATCTTTTTACAGCGAACTTCAGAATGAAGCCATTGCCAAGGCTGATTTATTTTTCAGAAGTTCACTTCCTGAACAGGAAATGCATAAGCTTTATAAGAACAATACCAGAACCCTTAATGAGGTTCAGGTAGCCATTTATGATATCAATAAACAACTGATCTATCATGATGATGCCAAAGTAGATTATGTAAAAGAAACGCCGCAGATGCTTTCCCAGATATTCCAGAAAAAAAGAATCACTTTCTTTTTAAACAATTTGCAGGTAATCGGGATGGTGTATCATTATGAAGGAAAATCGTATGCTGTCACTGCGGCTGCTTATGATCAATACGGATATGAATATTTGACTCATCTTCTTACCATCAGTATTATTTCATTCTTCAGTATTTTAATTCTTATTTATCTCGCAGGAATATTTCTTTCCAAAAAAGCATTGAGCCCACTCAGTGAAATGGTCATTCAGATTAAAAAAATTACTGCCGGAAAGCTAGAGTTGCGCCTGAAAACAACAAAAGAAAAAGACGAACTCAATGAGCTTGCCCAAAATTTCAATGGAATGCTGGAAAGGCTTGAAAATTCTTTTGATTCCCAAAAACATTTTGTCTCCAATATCTCACACGAATTGAGAACACCTCTATCAGCTATTATTACTGAACTGGAACTGGCCTCCGAAAAAGATAAATCCAAAGAAGAATATCAGGAAACCATTCAATATGCACTGGAAGATGCCCGCAATATGGTAAAACTTTCCAATAGCTTAATGGATCTTGCAAAAGCCAGCTATGATCCCAACGAGATCAGTTTTTCAGAAATCCGCCTTGATGAAATTCTTCTGGAATCTTACACCAAAATAATAAAAGAAAATCCCGGGTATAAAGTTTCATTAAACATCGAAGATTCATTAGAAGAACATCAGCTTATCATTCAGGGAAATGAATATCTTCTGCAGGTTGCTTTCAACAATCTCATTGACAATGCCTGCAAATATTCACCGGAACATACATGTTCAATAGATGTCAGAACCCATTCAGAAGTTCTTAAAATCCGCTTTACCAATATGGGAAATAGTATTCCTCAGGATAATTTATCCCATATTTTTAAACCTTTTTACAGAAGTGAGACTTCAAGACAGGAAAAAGGCCACGGAATAGGACTTTTCCTCACTGAGAAAATTATTTTGCTCCATCATGCAAAAATTACGGTGATATCAGATCATCATGAAACTATTTTTACCGTGGAGTTTGTGATCAGTTAA